The genomic DNA ATTAATAGGTTTGGTAGTGAGAATGAATCGTCCCGATGTTGCGATTTCTCTCTATCAGAAGATGGAACTGCGCCGGAGTCCATTTGATGTTTACAGCTTCACTATTCTGATTAAATGCTTCTGCGACTGTCATAAGTTGTCCTTTGCTCTGTCTACGTTTGGGAAGATCACCAAACTTGGTTTCCAGCCCAATGTTGTTACGTTTAGCACGCTGCTCCACGGGTTATGTCTCGATGATAGGATCTCTGAAGCCCTAGCTTTATTTTATCATATGGTTTAAACGGGCGGTAGACCCGATGTTGTAGCGTTCAACACACTGATGAATGGTCTTTGCCGTGAGGGTCGAGTTCTCGAAACACTAGCTCTTGTTGATCGGATGGTAGAAAATGGTCATCAACCTAACGAAGTTACTTACGGAGCAATCATAAATGGAATGTGCAAGATTGGCGACACTGAGTCAGCTTTGAATCTGCTTAGGAAGATGGATACAAACCACATCAAAACCGATGTTGTAATCTATACTGCCATCATTGATCGTCTTTGCAAAGAAGGGCAACACAGCGATGCTCAAAATCTTTTCACTGAAATGCATGAGAAAGGAATTGTTCCCGATGTTCTTACCTACAACTGTATGATCGACGGGTTTTGTAGCTTTGGTAGATGGAGTTATGCTGAAAAATTGTTGTGTGATATGATTGATAGGCAAATCAATCCTGATGTTGTAACTTTCAATGCATTGATCAGTGCATTTGTCAACGAAGGCAAGCTGTTTGAGGCTGAAAAATTGTGGGACGAGATGCTCCGTAGGGGTATATATCTTAATACAGTCACCTATAACTCAATGATCCATGGATTTTGCAGACATGGTCGTCTAGATGATGCAAAACAGATGTTTGATTTGATGGCTTGTAAGGGATGTTCTCCAGACGTAGTTACTTTTAGTATTCTCATTGACGGATACTGTAGGGCTAAGAGGGTTGATGATGGAATGGAACTTCTCCGTGAGATTTCTAGAAGAGGCTTAGTTGCTGATACTGTTACTTATAATACTCTTATCCACGGGTTCTGTGAAGTGGGAAATCTTAATGCTGCCCAGGACCTTTACCAGGAGATGATTTCTCAGGGTGTCTGTGACCCTGATACCATAACTTGTAACATTTTGTTGTGCGGTTTCTGCGAAAATGGGAAACTAGAAGAGGCATTCGAATTGTTTGAGGTCATCCAAAAGAGTAAGATGGATCTTGATACTGCTACTTATAACATCATCATCCATGGAATGTGCAAGGGTAGTAAGGTGAACGAAGCATGGGACTTATTTTGTAGTCTCCCCATCGATGGTGTTGAGCCTGATGTTCAAACATACAATACAATGATATATGGGTTTTGTAGCTTAGATGGAGTGATGCTGAAAAATTGTTGCGTGATATGATTGATAGGCAAATCAATCCTGATGTTGTAACTTATAACACTCTTATCCACGGGTTCTGTGAAGTGGGAAATCTTATTGCTGCCCAAGACCTTTTCCGTGAGATGATTTCTCAGGGTGCGTGTCCTGATACCATAACTTTTGGCATTTTGCTGCACGGTCTCTGCGAAAATGGACAGCTAGAAGAGGCTTTGGAAATGTTTGAGTTTATCCAAAAGAGTAAGATGGATGTTGATACTGCTACTTATAATATCATCATCCATGAAATGTGCAAGGGTAGTAAGGTGAACGAAGCATGGGACTTATTTTGCAGTCTCCCCATCGATGGTGTTGAGCCTGATGTTCAAACTTACAGTATAATGATATCTGGATTCTGTGGAATAAGTGCAGTCTCAGAGGCAAATGCGTTATTCCGTAAAATGAAGCACAATGGACATGTACCTAATGGCTGCACATACAATCCACTAATCAGAGGATGTCTTAGAGCTGGTGAAATAGCTGCATCAGCTGAACTTATCACAGAGATGCGAAGCAGCGGGTTCAGTGGAGATGCATTCACCATGAAAATGGTTGCTGATATGGTATCTGATGGTAGATTGGACAAGAGTTTTTCGGAGATGCTGTCTTAGTGTTTCTTGTGAAGAGGTCCTCTCTTGATCTTGTTCCTTCTATGGTATGTCAGACAGACTCACTTGTGTCTGTCTCTTCTCTTTGCTTGTGTTCGTTTTGGATGTTTCGATGCTATATGTAACACGTAAGAGGGTTTTGCAAAATTTTCAGGTTTTATAACATGTGCTtgagaaaagacaaaaatcGTAAGAGAAGCAACAAAAGGTGAGAGTCTGAGCAATAATTAACGCTGTGGATCTGCTTTGTTTCTTGCTGTTTTCTCTAGTTTACAGAACACCCTTGGAATTGAATCCAAATCGTATCTTCATTTTGTTTGGAATAGCTTGGCTAATCTGTTTTCCTTGTACTCAAAAGTTTGTAGCTTTCACTTAATTATGGAATAGATATCAAAACTGATTCCCGtttgttttggataatttcTTCTCTTTGCACTTACTTCAGGCTTGAACTAATgatttaactctttttttttttttttttaagatgttaACACTATATAATACAGTAAACACAAGACTGGTTTGGTTGCAATTTCGTTCCTCTTAGTTTGGCTCGGTGTATAGCTTATGAAACACTGGATTGGAGCCAGCTTGTAGAAATTCTTCCTGAACTAGTTCTGACTTCTGAATCTTGATGAACTTGAATGAGAGAAACAACCTTGAGTTTTACTGATCAAAAGCTTAAGATAGAGATTCCAGATTAACCTCTAACTGAtttggtgtgtttgttttgCAGAATTATCAATTGGAGGCTGAATAAAAAGACTGGAAGATTTTTcagattttaaaactttttctttcatactaattaaaatttgttataccGGTATCTCTCATCCTTTTTTGGTCTTCTTGCAAACATGTAGAGAATTGAGTTAgcttattgtgtgtgtgtgtttattctGTTAGATTCGGATATTTAGGTGTGGTGTTTGGTCTGGCTCCCAAAATTGAATCGAAATCTCATAATCACTGTGCTTGTAATGAATGGCTACcggtttttgtaaatttgaagtTTTAGTCATGATTTTAGGAAATGGTCTTGTTATCATAAGTTTCAATTTTGTTATCTTAAGTTTGTAAAAAAGTTACTGTGAAAACGATAATTGGCAAAACAGTTATCATAAGTAAGTCTGCAACTTTCATATGCATCCTATGATTAGTCCGGTCTTGATGGGTTCGGTATATCAGGCTCCTCAAACAGAAAAGTCAGAGAGACAAACCTCTATCTTATGTGAAGAAAACCAGATGGATTCTCATCATTTAACTCTTGTAAcctttaattaccaaaaaaacaatattgatCCATATGATGATTATGCGGGGGAGGACTTGAGTAATGTATTTTGAGAGACTATTGTATGAAATGAATGAAACCTGTACCATAGCCTCTTGGCTTTGTCCTTTACGGTCTTAAGTTACGTCTGGTGTCAAAAGGTATCCATATAGAGTGCCAtaagagaaagcaaaaagaaaattcagTTACGTGCTTGGTTTCTGAGTTTAATCAATAAATTTGGTCCGCACAAAGGATACAAAAATGGTGAAggaatttttgttaatatacaaaaaatgcTAAGGTGATAGAAGAAAATGCTAAGGTGATGGATTGATCAATTTTAATTCTCTCTCTAGTTAGTAGAAGAATGTCAACGAAATACTTTTGTAAGAATGAGTAGAAATTAAATTGGtaatgaaaattatttaccACTCCTAAAGTGTAATTGGTAAAAtttaaacaagaagaaaaaaaacagatttgggTCAAATTACAAGTATTCTTTTAACCGGTAAATCAAATTGAACCGGTAAATGTACCAAACCATTTAATGGAACCGGTCGTGTTCAGATTCATTCATCATCATGTGTGCTGCTCTCGTGCAGCGTAATGGGAAATCaaacgaaatcaaaatcaaaacaaaaatcaaacgaaACAGCAAAAAATGTTGGCTAGGGTTTTGAGATCTGAATCTGCGTCTGCTTCAGCTAGAATGGTCAGTACGAGATTGATTCATCTTCGTTCCGCCAAGTCACGTACGGCTTCGAAGAGTTCTTTGAGGGAAGGTACATTTATAGGAGATGAACTGAAATTGAGAAGTGGGTCTCATTATATCAAAAGCTTAGATGATGCGATTGTTTTGTTCGATGAAATGGTTCGATCTCGTACCTTCTATTCAGTTATCGATTTCTGTAAATTAATAGGTTTGGTAGTGAGAATGAATCGTCCCGATGTTGCGATTTCTCTCTATCAGAAGATGGAACTGCGCCGGAGTCCATTTGATGTTTACAGCTTCACTATTCTGATTAAATGTTTCTGCGACTGTCATAAGTTGTCCCTTGCTTTATCTACGTTTGGGAAGATGGCCAAACTTGGTTTCCAGCCCGATGTTGTTACGTTTAGCACGCTGCTCCACGGGTTATGTCTAGAAGATAGGATCTCCGAAGCCCTAGTTTTGTTTGATCAAATGGCGGAAACGGGATGTACACCCAATCTCATAGCGTTCAACACACTCATGAACGGTCTTTGCCGTGAGGGTCGAGTTCTCGAAGCAGCTGATCTGTTTGATCAAATGGCTCAAATTGGATTAACATCAAATGTCGTCACATTCACCACACTGATCAATGGTCTCTGTCTACAAGGTCGAGTTCTCGAAGCAGTAGCTTTGGTCAATGAGATGGTAGAAAAAGGTCATGAACCTAACGTAGTTACTTACGGAGCAATCGTAAATGGAATGTGCAAGATTGGCGACACTGACTCAGCCTTGGATCTGCTTAGGAAGATGGATAGAAACCACGTCAAAGCCAATGTTGTAATCTATTCTGCCATCATTGATCGTCTTTGCAAAGATGGGCAACACAGCCATGCTCAAAATCTTTTCACTGAAATGCTTGAGAAAGGAATTGTTCCCAATGTTCTTACCTACAACTGTATGATAGACGGGTTTTGTAGCGTTGGTAGATGGAGTGATGCTGAAAAATTGTTGCGTGATATGATTGATAGGCAAATCAATCCTGATGTTGTAACTTTCAATGCAGTGATCAAAGCATTTGTCAACGAAGGCAAGCTGTTTGAGGCTGACAAATTGTACGACGAGATGCTCCGTAGGGGTATATATCCTGATTCAATCACATATACTTCAGTTATCGATGGATTGTGCAAGTTTGGCGACACTAAGTCAGCTTTGAATCTTCTTAGGAAGATGATGGATACAAACCACATCAAAGCCGATGTTGTAATCTATACTGCCATCATTGATCGTCTTTGCAAAGACGGGCAACATAGCCATGCTCAAAATCTTTTCACTGAAATGCATGAGAAAGGAATTATTCCCGATGTTCTTACCTACAACTGTATGATCGACGGGTTTTGTAGCTTTGGTAGATGGAGTTATGCTGAAAGATTGTTGTGTGATATGATTGAAAGGGAAATCTATCCTAATGTTGTAACTTTCACCGCATTGATCAGTGCATTGGTCAAAGAAGGGAAGTTCATTGAGGCTGACAAATTGTGGGACGAGATGCTCCGTAGGGGTATATGTCCTGATACAATCATATATACTTTGATTATCGATGGATTGTGCAAGCACGATCGTCTAGATGATGCCAAACGCATGTTTGATTCGATGTCTAGTAGCCAGGGCTGTTCTCCAGACGTAGTTACTGTTGAGCCTAATGTTCACACTTACACTGTAATGATTAATGGTTTTTGTGGAAAAGGTGCAATCTCAGAGGCAAATGCGTTATTCCGTAAAATGAAGCACAATGGAAATGTGCCAGATCACTGCACATACAATACACTAATCAGAGGATGTCTTAGAGCTGGTGAAATATATATCTCCGCTGAACTTATCACGGAGATGCGAAGCAGCGGGTTCAGTGGAGATGCATTCACCATGGAAATGGTTGCTGAAATGGCATCTCGTGGTAGATTGGACAAGAGCTTTTTGGATATGCTGTCTTAGTGTCTCTGGTAAAGAGTGACCGTCTTGATCTTGTTTCTTCCATGGTGTATTAGACTCACTTGTGTCtgtctctttgtttcttcactTGTGTCTGTCTCTTCACAAGAAACACTAACACAGCAAGAGGGTTCAATGCTATATGTCTCACTTGTGTATGTTCTTTTCGGATGTGTCAATGCTATATGTAACACACGTAAGAGGGTTTTgcaaaattttcaagttttataaCATGTGCTTGAGAAAAGACAGAAGAGAAGCAACGAAAGGTGAGTGTCTGAGGAACAATTAACGTGGTGGATCtgctttgtttcttgctttcttgttctctgGAGACTCGAAGAAATAATGCAAGAGAAGATTTTGAGTATCACCAGTGTTATAAGACAACTATGGAATTTCTTCCATGAGAAGATAGCCAAGAACGACGATCTCATAATTTTGGGATTGattctagagagagaaagaaacaggTTTAATAATCTGTTGGCGAGTAAGGCTTCGTTAAAAGCATCGTGGAAAGTTGCTTCTCTATCGTTCTTTTTATTGATAGGTTATGTATTTGTGGATGTGTATTTTGATTTGCTCAGTGTTGGTGTAATTCTAATGTATCAACTCTTgtataaaattctaaatcaatgaatgaaaatgaaatgttaaaaaaaaaaaaaaatcctaattaaaTCCCcacaacatatttaaaaattagttaTGTTTCCAAGTTTATTTAAGAATCTTCGTCAAATTCATCattcataattttcttattatcacgttataacaaacaaaaacataactaaatttgGTGGATCATGAAAAGAGACGAATGCTACTGAAAATTATCACTCGTAAATTCGGCACACTGCTGATGCTTGtaactcaaaatatattattaaaaatatggttaactattttttttaaatgttcatGAAtacgatttgtttttttttttttttaaattatattttgatatgtTAAAGTGccattattttctattaaaatttagGTGCCcactaaaaacattttaaaataaatactatactagtttaaaaagaaaattaaagtcTATAAACATTGAAGGTGTTAAAATGGGTCAAGTTTTATGAATCAACTCAACTCAATCCAACCCATGAAcccttaacaaaatttatccTAATGAGTTCATGAATAAAATGGGTTAGTGGATAAAATGGTTTAATGGATCAAATGAGTATAAGTTGTAATTGGTAATGGTTTAACCATTAAATCCATCAATTCTTATTTTCTGAATCAAATTAACTTAAATGCTTAAACCGGTCAATTTGAACCAAACCCACTAAACCAATTGTAAACCGATcgatattttgatttttccccAAAACAATAACTTGATCGTGATTTTACATTCAGTTGTCAAATTTGAATTCAGAAGCCACCAGCTtcattgtgaatttgtgatttttccATGGACGGGTCTTTGTTCTTTTGGTAGAATCTCtaactagagagagagatttagctTCCTTCTCCAACCCTCTCACTCTCAggttgttgcttcttcttcttcttttatgggttttgttttcGGGATTTTAAATTTCtgggttttgagtttttttctgggttttgataTCTTAGAAACAAATTGACTCTGGGTTTTGAGTTTTGGGATATCTTAGAATCGCTACTATCGGTGCTTGTGTATCTATGTGGCTTGTTCTCTTGATTTGGGTTGTTAAACAAAAGATTATAGTGACTTATTTGGGGATTTGAATAACTTTTTAGATTATAAATGTCTGTGGTGGAATTGTCTACAACATAGATTTTATCCCTTTGGCACTGCAGTATCTATAAGATGTAGTCCTTATCTGTGCTTTGCCTTTGTATTATTTGTATAATGAAGCTTTTTAATTGGATGAGTTCATTGACATTGTTGCTTGTTTGAACATGTCATGTATAAAAGTTTCTGGCTAGGATGATGGTTTATTTGGTCTATGATCATAGGATTTTCATTAGAAGCATTCAGTTTCGTGTAATCTGGTTCCAGTTTTGGGTTTTCTGAAGCTGTAAATTGAGAGATGTGTGGATCaatattagagttttaaacttttgcTTCTCTGTGTGTTTTTGTAGTTATCAGAAAGAAGCTGAATACGAAGAAGATGTTGAAAACGAGTCAGAAGAGGAATCTGAAGAAGAGTCCGAAGATGATGCTGATGTGAGTGAAAATCCTGCATGTTATTTGTTATGCGGCCTCATCTAGTTTCGTTGTTGTACAATTCATCTTGACTTTGTATGTCATAtcaggtgaagaagaaagcgGTAATTGAGGTTGATAACCCTAACAGAGTAAGACCAAAGACCTTAACAGCAAGAGACCTCGATGTAAGTCATCTCTATTTAGTAGTCAGTCAGTTTCGGTAAATGTGTAATGTATGTTTGTCTTTGACTCTTTGTAACTAAAGATTTTCTTTCTGTTCTTCCCATTTGTTAGGCTAGTTAAACCACTGAATACTCAAGGTCTGTTG from Camelina sativa cultivar DH55 chromosome 7, Cs, whole genome shotgun sequence includes the following:
- the LOC104704039 gene encoding LOW QUALITY PROTEIN: pentatricopeptide repeat-containing protein At1g64100-like (The sequence of the model RefSeq protein was modified relative to this genomic sequence to represent the inferred CDS: substituted 1 base at 1 genomic stop codon) produces the protein MLARVWRSESASASARSVSTRLIHLRSAKTRTASKSLPSLGEGTFVGDELKLRSGSHYIKSLDDAIVLFDEMVRSRTFYSVIDFCKLIGLVVRMNRPDVAISLYQKMELRRSPFDVYSFTILIKCFCDCHKLSFALSTFGKITKLGFQPNVVTFSTLLHGLCLDDRISEALALFYHMVXTGGRPDVVAFNTLMNGLCREGRVLETLALVDRMVENGHQPNEVTYGAIINGMCKIGDTESALNLLRKMDTNHIKTDVVIYTAIIDRLCKEGQHSDAQNLFTEMHEKGIVPDVLTYNCMIDGFCSFGRWSYAEKLLCDMIDRQINPDVVTFNALISAFVNEGKLFEAEKLWDEMLRRGIYLNTVTYNSMIHGFCRHGRLDDAKQMFDLMACKGCSPDVVTFSILIDGYCRAKRVDDGMELLREISRRGLVADTVTYNTLIHGFCEVGNLNAAQDLYQEMISQGVCDPDTITCNILLCGFCENGKLEEAFELFEVIQKSKMDLDTATYNIIIHGMCKGSKVNEAWDLFCSLPIDGVEPDVQTYSIMISGFCGISAVSEANALFRKMKHNGHVPNGCTYNPLIRGCLRAGEIAASAELITEMRSSGFSGDAFTMKMVADMVSDGRLDKSFSEMLS
- the LOC104704038 gene encoding pentatricopeptide repeat-containing protein At1g64100-like: MLARVLRSESASASARMVSTRLIHLRSAKSRTASKSSLREGTFIGDELKLRSGSHYIKSLDDAIVLFDEMVRSRTFYSVIDFCKLIGLVVRMNRPDVAISLYQKMELRRSPFDVYSFTILIKCFCDCHKLSLALSTFGKMAKLGFQPDVVTFSTLLHGLCLEDRISEALVLFDQMAETGCTPNLIAFNTLMNGLCREGRVLEAADLFDQMAQIGLTSNVVTFTTLINGLCLQGRVLEAVALVNEMVEKGHEPNVVTYGAIVNGMCKIGDTDSALDLLRKMDRNHVKANVVIYSAIIDRLCKDGQHSHAQNLFTEMLEKGIVPNVLTYNCMIDGFCSVGRWSDAEKLLRDMIDRQINPDVVTFNAVIKAFVNEGKLFEADKLYDEMLRRGIYPDSITYTSVIDGLCKFGDTKSALNLLRKMMDTNHIKADVVIYTAIIDRLCKDGQHSHAQNLFTEMHEKGIIPDVLTYNCMIDGFCSFGRWSYAERLLCDMIEREIYPNVVTFTALISALVKEGKFIEADKLWDEMLRRGICPDTIIYTLIIDGLCKHDRLDDAKRMFDSMSSSQGCSPDVVTVEPNVHTYTVMINGFCGKGAISEANALFRKMKHNGNVPDHCTYNTLIRGCLRAGEIYISAELITEMRSSGFSGDAFTMEMVAEMASRGRLDKSFLDMLS